A window from Chrysemys picta bellii isolate R12L10 chromosome 20, ASM1138683v2, whole genome shotgun sequence encodes these proteins:
- the LOC101935353 gene encoding carcinoembryonic antigen-related cell adhesion molecule 6-like isoform X1, which produces MGRIPHRPGGPWTGILLAASVLGSCLQPAPAQTPTPVTIVLTPPSPVVGGGVSLAPQPPPENLVLCSWFRSATTTDENSRILSYSPATSPPQTLGPAHTGRETAGPGCALDIAGLTLSDTGNYTVQIMNPAFLSIPVTLRVYEKLAKPTVTLNQTQVPENGTLTLMCNTSPRADTVLWLQNGSYLTPNTRLELSSENRTLTVLNFTWGDTGTYQCEVGNPVSTNRSEPSTVTLAYGPESARIDPPGPVNLTLGSRLTLMCVAVSVPAPSYSWFLNGTKLPQTWSSFTFDLTTLNLGTYKCQAHNPVTGLTASAETEVLGSPPDAPHPGAHSSLSTGAVAGIVIGSLAGAALVGVGAYFLYSRCRNKTPRENEAPVLVYENLPPTAWAGPVAQPGSPPDLSPMYQTLQPRQPDVYEELKK; this is translated from the exons ATGGGGCGAATCCCCCACAGACCGGGCGGCCCTTGGACGGGGATTCTCCTGGCAG CCTCCGTCCtgggctcctgcctccagccgGCGCCGGCCCAGACCCCGACCCCAGTGACCATCGTCCTCACCCCGCCGAGCCCCGTGGTGGGAGGGGGCGTCAGCCTGGCCCCGCAGCCACCGCCAGAGAACTTGGTGCTCTGCAGCTGGTTCCGATCAGCGACCACCACTGATGAAAACAGCCGGATCCTCAGTTACAGTCCAGCTACAAGCCCCCCTCAGACCCTCGGCCCGGCCCACACGGGGCGGGAGACAGCGGGGCCGGGCTGCGCCCTGGACATCGCGGGGTTAACGCTCAGCGACACCGGGAACTACACGGTGCAGATAATGAACCCTGCTTTCCTCTCCATCCCAGTGACTCTGCGCGTCTATG AAAAGCTTGCCAAGCCCACGGTGACGCTAAACCAAACCCAGGTGCCTGAGAATGGGACCCTCACCCTCATGTGTAACACTTCCCCCCGCGCCGACACCGTGCTCTGGCTCCAGAACGGGTCGTACCTCACACCCAACACGCGGCTGGAGCTATCCTCGGAGAACCGGACCCTCACTGTGCTGAATTTCACCTGGGGCGACACCGGGACCTACCAGTGCGAGGTCGGGAACCCCGTCAGCACCAACCGCAGCGAGCCCAGCACCGTGACGCTGGCCT ATGGGCCAGAATCCGCCAGGATAGACCCTCCAGGACCCGTCAACCTGACTCTTGGGTCCCGTCTGACCCTGATGTGCGTCGCCGTCTCTGTCCCAGCCCCGAGCTATTCCTGGTTTCTCAATGGCACCAAATTACCCCAGACCTGGAGCAGCTTCACCTTTGACCTGACAACATTAAATCTGGGCACGTACAAGTGCCAGGCTCACAACCCTGTCACTGGCCTCACGGCTAGCGCGGAGACCGAGGTGCTGG gctctcCTCCAGACGCCCCTCATCCAGGTGCCCATTCAAGTCTCTCTACTGGGGCCGTCGCTGGGATCGTCATCGGGTCACTGGCGGGGGCGGCGCTGGTCGGAGTCGGGGCCTATTTCCTCT ACTCTCGCTGCCGGAACAAGACCCCCAGGGAGAACGAGGCACCTGTCCTGGTGTACGAGAACCTGCCCCCTACAGCCTGGGCGGGGCCAGTG gctcagcccgggaGCCCCCCTGACCTCAGCCCCATGTACCAG ACGCTGCAGCCCCGACAGCCGGACGTGTACGAGGAGCTGAAGAAGTGa
- the LOC101935353 gene encoding carcinoembryonic antigen-related cell adhesion molecule 7-like isoform X2: protein MGRIPHRPGGPWTGILLAASVLGSCLQPAPAQTPTPVTIVLTPPSPVVGGGVSLAPQPPPENLVLCSWFRSATTTDENSRILSYSPATSPPQTLGPAHTGRETAGPGCALDIAGLTLSDTGNYTVQIMNPAFLSIPVTLRVYEKLAKPTVTLNQTQVPENGTLTLMCNTSPRADTVLWLQNGSYLTPNTRLELSSENRTLTVLNFTWGDTGTYQCEVGNPVSTNRSEPSTVTLACSPPDAPHPGAHSSLSTGAVAGIVIGSLAGAALVGVGAYFLYSRCRNKTPRENEAPVLVYENLPPTAWAGPVAQPGSPPDLSPMYQTLQPRQPDVYEELKK from the exons ATGGGGCGAATCCCCCACAGACCGGGCGGCCCTTGGACGGGGATTCTCCTGGCAG CCTCCGTCCtgggctcctgcctccagccgGCGCCGGCCCAGACCCCGACCCCAGTGACCATCGTCCTCACCCCGCCGAGCCCCGTGGTGGGAGGGGGCGTCAGCCTGGCCCCGCAGCCACCGCCAGAGAACTTGGTGCTCTGCAGCTGGTTCCGATCAGCGACCACCACTGATGAAAACAGCCGGATCCTCAGTTACAGTCCAGCTACAAGCCCCCCTCAGACCCTCGGCCCGGCCCACACGGGGCGGGAGACAGCGGGGCCGGGCTGCGCCCTGGACATCGCGGGGTTAACGCTCAGCGACACCGGGAACTACACGGTGCAGATAATGAACCCTGCTTTCCTCTCCATCCCAGTGACTCTGCGCGTCTATG AAAAGCTTGCCAAGCCCACGGTGACGCTAAACCAAACCCAGGTGCCTGAGAATGGGACCCTCACCCTCATGTGTAACACTTCCCCCCGCGCCGACACCGTGCTCTGGCTCCAGAACGGGTCGTACCTCACACCCAACACGCGGCTGGAGCTATCCTCGGAGAACCGGACCCTCACTGTGCTGAATTTCACCTGGGGCGACACCGGGACCTACCAGTGCGAGGTCGGGAACCCCGTCAGCACCAACCGCAGCGAGCCCAGCACCGTGACGCTGGCCT gctctcCTCCAGACGCCCCTCATCCAGGTGCCCATTCAAGTCTCTCTACTGGGGCCGTCGCTGGGATCGTCATCGGGTCACTGGCGGGGGCGGCGCTGGTCGGAGTCGGGGCCTATTTCCTCT ACTCTCGCTGCCGGAACAAGACCCCCAGGGAGAACGAGGCACCTGTCCTGGTGTACGAGAACCTGCCCCCTACAGCCTGGGCGGGGCCAGTG gctcagcccgggaGCCCCCCTGACCTCAGCCCCATGTACCAG ACGCTGCAGCCCCGACAGCCGGACGTGTACGAGGAGCTGAAGAAGTGa